The following coding sequences are from one Syngnathus acus chromosome 14, fSynAcu1.2, whole genome shotgun sequence window:
- the LOC119133237 gene encoding flotillin-2a isoform X2, translating to MGNCHTVGPNEALVVSGGCCGSDQKTYVVGGWAWAWWLISDIQRMSLEVMTILCRCENIETSEGVPLDVTGVAQVKVMTENELLGYACEQFLGKSVVEIKSVILQTLEGHLRAILGTLTVEQIYQDRDKFASLVREVAAPDVGRMGIEILSFTIKDVYDKVEYLSSLGKTQTAAVQRDADIGVAEAERDAGIREAECKKEMMDVKFLADTKMADSKRELEMQRAAFNQEVNTKKAEAQLAYELQAAKEQQKIRLEEIEVEVVQRKKQITIEEKEIDRTDKELIATVKRPAEAEAYKMQQLAEGQKIKKVLIAQAEAEKIRFIGEAEAGSIEAVGKAEAEKMRLKAEAYLQYGDAAKTALVLEALPKIASKVAAPLARTNEIVILSGDSNRVTGEVNRLLAELPVSINALTGVDVTKIPLLQKMTGQTAI from the exons GTGGCTGCTGTGGCTCAGATCAGAAAACTTACGTTGTGGGAGGCTGGGCTTGGGCATGGTGGCTCATCTCGGACATTCAAAG AATGTCTCTGGAGGTTATGACCATCCTGTGTCGCTGTGAGAATATCGAAACCTCGGAGGGTGTTCCCCTGGATGTGACTGGGGTGGCCCAG GTAAAGGTGATGACAGAAAACGAACTGCTGGGTTATGCCTGTGAGCAGTTCCTAGGGAAATCTGTCGTTGAGATCAAGAGCGTCATCCTGCAGACTCTTGAGGGTCACCTACGTGCCATCCTTG GAACTCTAACTGTGGAGCAGATTTACCAAGACAGGGACAAATTTGCTTCTCTGGTCCGAGAGGTCGCGGCACCTGACGTCGGTCGAATGGGCATCGAGATTCTCAGTTTCACCATCAAGGATGTGTATGACAAAGTGGAGTACTTGAGCTCACTGGGCAAAACGCAGACGGCTGCAGTGCAGAGGGATGCTGACATTGGCGTGGCGGAGGCAGAAAGAGATGCTGGCATCAGG GAAGCTGAGTGTAAGAAAGAAATGATGGATGTGAAGTTCCTGGCGGACACGAAAATGGCAGATTCCAAACGAGAGCTGGAAATGCAGAGAGCTGCCTTCAATCAGGAAGTCAATACGAAG AAAGCAGAAGCTCAGCTGGCGTATGAGCTGCAAGCAGCCAAAGAGCAGCAGAAGATCCGTCTGGAGGAGATTGAGGTGGAAGTGGTCCAGAGGAAGAAGCAGATCACCATCGAGGAGAAGGAGATTGATCGTACTGACAAGGAGCTCATCGCCACTGTGAAGAGACCTGCTGAGGCTGAAGCTTACAAGATGCAGCAGCTGGCTGAGGGCCAGAA GATCAAGAAGGTGCTGATAGCTCAAGCCGAGGCCGAGAAGATCCGCTTCATCGGTGAAGCCGAGGCCGGCTCCATCGAAGCTGTGGGCAAGGCAGAGGCGGAGAAAATGAGGCTGAAGGCGGAAGCCTACCTGCAGTACGGCGACGCCGCCAAGACGGCTTTGGTCCTGGAAGCACTGCCCAAG ATCGCCAGCAAGGTAGCAGCACCTTTGGCCAGGACCAATGAGATCGTAATCCTGTCCGGCGATAGCAACCGTGTGACAGGAGAGGTGAACCGTCTCTTAGCCGAGCTCCCGGTTTCTATCAACGCCCTCACCGGCGTGGACGTGACCAAG ATCCCACTGCTACAGAAGATGACGGGGCAGACAGCCATCTGA
- the LOC119133237 gene encoding flotillin-2a isoform X1 yields MGNCHTVGPNEALVVSGGCCGSDQKTYVVGGWAWAWWLISDIQRITLEIMTLQPKCDDVETAEGVAITVTGVAQVKVMTENELLGYACEQFLGKSVVEIKSVILQTLEGHLRAILGTLTVEQIYQDRDKFASLVREVAAPDVGRMGIEILSFTIKDVYDKVEYLSSLGKTQTAAVQRDADIGVAEAERDAGIREAECKKEMMDVKFLADTKMADSKRELEMQRAAFNQEVNTKKAEAQLAYELQAAKEQQKIRLEEIEVEVVQRKKQITIEEKEIDRTDKELIATVKRPAEAEAYKMQQLAEGQKIKKVLIAQAEAEKIRFIGEAEAGSIEAVGKAEAEKMRLKAEAYLQYGDAAKTALVLEALPKIASKVAAPLARTNEIVILSGDSNRVTGEVNRLLAELPVSINALTGVDVTKIPLLQKMTGQTAI; encoded by the exons GTGGCTGCTGTGGCTCAGATCAGAAAACTTACGTTGTGGGAGGCTGGGCTTGGGCATGGTGGCTCATCTCGGACATTCAAAG GATAACGCTTGAGATTATGACCCTGCAGCCCAAGTGTGATGATGTAGAGACAGCGGAGGGTGTAGCTATTACTGTCACAGGGGTGGCTCAG GTAAAGGTGATGACAGAAAACGAACTGCTGGGTTATGCCTGTGAGCAGTTCCTAGGGAAATCTGTCGTTGAGATCAAGAGCGTCATCCTGCAGACTCTTGAGGGTCACCTACGTGCCATCCTTG GAACTCTAACTGTGGAGCAGATTTACCAAGACAGGGACAAATTTGCTTCTCTGGTCCGAGAGGTCGCGGCACCTGACGTCGGTCGAATGGGCATCGAGATTCTCAGTTTCACCATCAAGGATGTGTATGACAAAGTGGAGTACTTGAGCTCACTGGGCAAAACGCAGACGGCTGCAGTGCAGAGGGATGCTGACATTGGCGTGGCGGAGGCAGAAAGAGATGCTGGCATCAGG GAAGCTGAGTGTAAGAAAGAAATGATGGATGTGAAGTTCCTGGCGGACACGAAAATGGCAGATTCCAAACGAGAGCTGGAAATGCAGAGAGCTGCCTTCAATCAGGAAGTCAATACGAAG AAAGCAGAAGCTCAGCTGGCGTATGAGCTGCAAGCAGCCAAAGAGCAGCAGAAGATCCGTCTGGAGGAGATTGAGGTGGAAGTGGTCCAGAGGAAGAAGCAGATCACCATCGAGGAGAAGGAGATTGATCGTACTGACAAGGAGCTCATCGCCACTGTGAAGAGACCTGCTGAGGCTGAAGCTTACAAGATGCAGCAGCTGGCTGAGGGCCAGAA GATCAAGAAGGTGCTGATAGCTCAAGCCGAGGCCGAGAAGATCCGCTTCATCGGTGAAGCCGAGGCCGGCTCCATCGAAGCTGTGGGCAAGGCAGAGGCGGAGAAAATGAGGCTGAAGGCGGAAGCCTACCTGCAGTACGGCGACGCCGCCAAGACGGCTTTGGTCCTGGAAGCACTGCCCAAG ATCGCCAGCAAGGTAGCAGCACCTTTGGCCAGGACCAATGAGATCGTAATCCTGTCCGGCGATAGCAACCGTGTGACAGGAGAGGTGAACCGTCTCTTAGCCGAGCTCCCGGTTTCTATCAACGCCCTCACCGGCGTGGACGTGACCAAG ATCCCACTGCTACAGAAGATGACGGGGCAGACAGCCATCTGA
- the eral1 gene encoding GTPase Era, mitochondrial: protein MALRVCRRFIRDSAVLSRRLVVSTRQEPAQLLLATGNSSCSCGRINSLTFNPACFITTDAFVSSLLKGNTAEADNSCFRLPSSVPSNSGEQMSLLMKHPDQPEDSKVLKVAIIGAPNAGKSTLSNQILGRKVFAVSKKVHTTRKRALGVLTEGDTQIILLDTPGLTTPSKVKRHQLEKSLLLDPWRTVTEADLMVVMVDVSDRWMSRQLDFEVLKCLARHPNIPAILVLNKVDQVKMKDKLLDVTAELTCGVVNGRKLRIRPVIKPPWAEKRPERDLEEPEDQDATDGDESVLTKEQLRTLMSQKGWSHFKDVFMLSSLDREDVETLKDYLMITAKSGAWQYHSEVLTDQRPEEMCINMIREKLLEHLPQEVPYSITQFIDFWDMDESGELNIMVKMYTKKETHMRMLIGTSGQMIARVAQETSEQLTSIFLRQVKLKLSVKMKK, encoded by the exons ATGGCACTCAGAGTGTGCAGACGTTTTATCAGGGACTCGGCTGTCCTCTCCAGAAGACTCGTCGTGTCTACTCGCCAGGAACCTGCGCAATTGCTTCTCGCCACAG GAAATTCCTCATGTAGCTGTGGAAGGATCAACTCGCTGACCttcaatccagcctgttttatcACAACAGATGCATTTGTGAGCAGTTTGCTGAAAGGCAACACCGCCGAGGCAGACAACAGTTGTTTTCGCCTTCCCTCCTCTGTACCTTCAAACAGTG GTGAACAAATGTCATTATTAATGAAACATCCCGATCAGCCTGAAGACTCAAAAGTTTTGAAAGTGGCAATAATTGGTGCTCCGAATGCTGGGAAGTCGACTTTGTCCAATCAGATTCTTGGCAGAAAg GTGTTTGCTGTCTCCAAGAAAGTACACACAACACGAAAACGAGCCCTGGGAGTCCTAACAGAGGGTGATACGCAGATT attcTACTGGACACACCGGGTCTCACTACGCCATCCAAAGTCAAAAG ACACCAGCTTGAGAAGTCTTTGCTTTTGGATCCTTGGCGCACGGTGACAGAGGCCGACCTAA TGGTGGTCATGGTTGATGTGTCGGACCGATGGATGAGCAGACAGCTGGACTTTGAAGTACTCAAATGCCTGGCACGCCACCCAAACATCCCAGCGATACTTGTCCTCAATAAG GTGGACCAGGTGAAGATGAAGGACAAGCTGCTGGACGTCACAGCCGAGCTGACGTGCGGCGTCGTGAATGGCCGTAAATTGCGCATTCGACCCGTGATCAAGCCCCCTTGGGCTGAGAAGAGGCCAGAAAGGGATTTGGAAGAGCCGGAAGACCAGGATGCCACTGATGGAGACGAGTCTGTGCTGACTAAGGAACAGCTGAGGACGCTCATGAGCCAGAAGGGCTGGTCTCACTTTAAGGATGTCTTTATGCTCTCTTCTCTAGATAGAGAGGACGTGGAGACACTCAAG gacTACCTAATGATCACAGCCAAGTCTGGAGCCTGGCAGTACCACAGCGAGGTATTGACAGACCAACGTCCTGAGGAAATGTGCATCAACATGATCCGAGAGAAGCTTTTGGAGCACCTACCCCAGGAAGTGCCTTATTCGATCACACag ttcATTGACTTTTGGGACATGGATGAGAGTGGCGAGCTCAACATCATGGTGAAAATGTACACCAAGAAAGAAACGCACATG AGGATGTTGATCGGCACGTCAGGCCAGATGATAGCACGGGTCGCCCAGGAGACGAGCGAACAGCTCACGTCCATCTTCCTGAGACAGGTCAAGCTGAAGCTGTCAGTTAAGATGAAgaagtga